DNA sequence from the Agromyces aureus genome:
TCTCCGAAGCGCACTGCCGGCTCATCGAAGAGCTCGAGCCGCGCATCGACCTCGTGCGCGACCACTCCCTGACGCATCCGATGCGCGGCCCCGCCGACTGGTCGGGCGACCCGGAGCACGTGCGCACGACCGACGAGCAGGCCGCGTTCGACGCCATGATCGACTCCGCCGAGGTGCTCTTCGGCATTCCCGACGTCGACCCAGCGGCGCTCGCACGCACGGCGAAGGCGAACCCGAACCTCCGGTGGGTGATGACGATGGCCGCGGGCGGGGGCAGCCAGGTCAAGGCGGCCGGCCTCGAACGCGAGCAGCTCGACCGCATCGCCTTCACCACGAGCGCGGGCGTGCACGGCGGCCCGCTCGCCGAGTTCGCCCTGTTCGGCGTGCTCGCCGGCGCGAAGCACCTGCCGCGCCTGACCGCCGACCAGGGCGCCCGCGAGTGGCCCGAGCGGTGGGAGATGCGCCAGCTCGATGAGATGACGGTGCTCGTGGTCGGCCTCGGCGGCATCGGCGCCGAGTGCGCACGACGCTTCAACGCGCTCGGCGCGCGGGTCTGGGGCACCACGCGCAGCGGCGACGCCGTCGAGGGCGTCGACCGCCTCATCCCGATCGACGAGCTCGAAGACGCCGTCGCCCACGTCGACGCGATCGTGGCGACGCTGCCCGGCACCGAGGCCACGCACCACCTCCTCGGCGAGCGCGTCTTCCGCGCCGTCAGGCCCGGCGTGATCGTCGCGAACGTCGGGCGCGGTACGGTGATCGACGAGGCGGCGCTCACCACGGCGCTCGACGACGGGCGGGTCGGCTTCGCCGCACTGGACGTCTTCGAGTCCGAGCCGCTCTCGGCGGCATCGCCGCTGTGGTCGCACCCGTCGGTGCTCGTGAGTCCGCACACCGCGGCGCTCTCGCGCAAGGAGGAGGAGCGCATCGCGCGGCGGTTCGCCGACGACGCCTCCCGGTTGCTCGACGGCCTGCCGATGCGCAGCGTGGTCGACACGGTCGAGTTCTACTGATCCCGCGGGTCCCGCGGACGAGAGGGGCGGCATGTCCGAGGAGTCCGACGCGAAGGCCGACCGTCAGGGGCGCGACCCCGCGCCCGCCGTCACGCGCAGCCTGCGCATCCTCGGACTGCTGGCCGAGGCATCCGGGCCCCTGACCCTCACCGAGATCGCGAGCGGCCTCGGTCTCGCGAA
Encoded proteins:
- a CDS encoding D-2-hydroxyacid dehydrogenase, translated to MPDTQNRLRAVVAVPLSEAHCRLIEELEPRIDLVRDHSLTHPMRGPADWSGDPEHVRTTDEQAAFDAMIDSAEVLFGIPDVDPAALARTAKANPNLRWVMTMAAGGGSQVKAAGLEREQLDRIAFTTSAGVHGGPLAEFALFGVLAGAKHLPRLTADQGAREWPERWEMRQLDEMTVLVVGLGGIGAECARRFNALGARVWGTTRSGDAVEGVDRLIPIDELEDAVAHVDAIVATLPGTEATHHLLGERVFRAVRPGVIVANVGRGTVIDEAALTTALDDGRVGFAALDVFESEPLSAASPLWSHPSVLVSPHTAALSRKEEERIARRFADDASRLLDGLPMRSVVDTVEFY